Proteins encoded by one window of Porphyromonas vaginalis:
- a CDS encoding di-heme oxidoredictase family protein has product MNKVLSICSLIGCLALLSACSSDCPDPSETNPYEEQYYSGGKLGTAFNNTATCYEQFTPAVEEAGLVARFKRGERLFENPFDTSTDPNFPLRGLGPLWLRASCIACHPGYGHGARQTEYNSNIIGNGYLLVLTDQNDNYLSSLTGMPQTQAAPPFKAPLDERKIKIDWLPYTDEWGNKFDDGETYDLIYPEVTIPEDAFYVPLQAKGKDIPYSDLRVRLESTIGIYGTGLLDAISDEDLRAQYQTEEKHGANLNPAIWKDGDFVRYYVNKKQGDGTKYLPRYTYGLTRGSIQDGPGANAIWNITNVTRSDRRYHYMTPTYAKVASEDPEVQAKFYTYYPEWRKSGDVKKDIYDYLTSSELPADMTDEEYIDFMVWHRGLAVPSARDADSKEFQQGKKLFEEMGCATCHRPTWTTGEDQIRDPNNFFVGARASLLPRYPHQKIWPYTDMIQHQLQMKNNIRTGWCRTTPLWGRGLSMKATGASDRLHDCRARTVIEAIMWHGAKTSDARPAIEKFRKLSKEERKAVVTFIESI; this is encoded by the coding sequence ATGAACAAGGTATTAAGTATATGTAGCCTGATAGGCTGTCTGGCTCTCCTGAGTGCATGTAGCTCTGATTGTCCAGATCCAAGCGAAACGAATCCATACGAAGAGCAGTATTACAGCGGAGGAAAGCTAGGCACCGCGTTCAATAACACGGCCACCTGTTACGAGCAGTTTACCCCTGCCGTAGAGGAGGCTGGTTTGGTCGCTAGATTTAAGCGGGGAGAGCGACTCTTCGAGAATCCCTTTGACACCTCTACCGATCCAAACTTCCCGCTGCGTGGCTTAGGACCCCTATGGCTACGTGCTAGCTGTATCGCTTGCCACCCTGGCTACGGTCATGGTGCTAGACAGACCGAGTACAACTCGAACATCATAGGTAACGGCTATCTACTCGTCCTCACGGATCAGAACGACAACTACCTATCCTCCCTCACAGGTATGCCTCAGACGCAAGCTGCGCCACCCTTTAAGGCACCACTTGATGAGCGTAAGATCAAGATAGACTGGCTCCCCTACACAGATGAGTGGGGCAATAAGTTTGACGATGGCGAGACCTACGACCTCATTTACCCAGAGGTGACCATACCTGAGGATGCCTTCTATGTGCCTCTACAGGCCAAGGGCAAGGATATCCCATACTCCGATCTACGCGTCCGCCTCGAGAGCACCATCGGTATCTATGGCACGGGTCTGCTCGACGCTATCAGTGACGAAGACCTCCGTGCTCAGTATCAGACGGAGGAAAAGCATGGTGCCAACCTCAACCCCGCTATCTGGAAGGACGGAGACTTCGTTAGGTACTACGTCAATAAAAAGCAGGGTGACGGCACTAAGTACCTGCCCCGCTACACCTATGGCTTGACACGTGGTAGCATACAGGATGGCCCTGGAGCTAATGCTATCTGGAACATCACCAACGTAACTCGTAGTGATCGTCGCTACCACTATATGACCCCTACCTATGCTAAGGTAGCTTCCGAAGATCCCGAGGTACAGGCTAAGTTTTATACCTACTATCCAGAGTGGCGGAAGAGCGGTGATGTCAAGAAGGACATCTACGACTACCTAACCTCTAGCGAGCTCCCTGCCGATATGACCGACGAGGAGTATATCGACTTCATGGTATGGCACCGCGGACTAGCCGTCCCGTCGGCACGAGATGCTGATAGCAAAGAGTTCCAACAGGGTAAGAAGCTCTTTGAGGAGATGGGCTGCGCTACCTGCCACCGTCCTACCTGGACCACGGGCGAAGATCAGATCCGTGACCCGAACAATTTCTTCGTAGGTGCTCGTGCTAGTCTCCTGCCACGCTACCCGCATCAGAAGATCTGGCCCTACACCGATATGATCCAGCACCAGCTACAGATGAAGAACAATATTCGCACAGGTTGGTGTCGTACCACTCCACTGTGGGGGCGTGGCCTGAGCATGAAGGCTACTGGAGCTAGCGATCGTCTACACGACTGCCGTGCACGTACCGTGATCGAGGCGATCATGTGGCACGGTGCTAAGA
- a CDS encoding imelysin family protein — translation MNKYTNIFKMLLLSVVGVILVSCQESDEPKAKQLDPEQTAILEQFVHGVVVPTYKSLADNTIELSGICQELMKSPSQELVDKACKKWVEARAYWELSEAILFGAAGDYNIDPHIDSWPLQKNQLDNILQNEDLLNELKEEGPDAKGFASLGYGLLGFHAVEYMIFRDSKPRKVAEITEPERIYNAAVAEDLARQATRLEASWAGVDKITAAKKKTLEDAELLPTMDYGEIMIAAGEQGNTTYKSQKDAFVQILQGASDITDEVGNTKITDPVNSGNVLDVESWYSWNSIEDFTDNLRSVRNAYYGSLDGTAHKHSMASYMAQHHPELDKEIRSAIDNAIKTVAAMPAPFRNNLTKEATKPAIEACNALLEKIDAAIEAVQK, via the coding sequence ATGAATAAGTACACCAACATTTTTAAGATGCTCCTTCTCTCAGTTGTGGGCGTCATCCTGGTCTCTTGTCAAGAGAGCGACGAACCCAAGGCAAAGCAGCTCGATCCAGAGCAGACAGCCATCCTCGAGCAGTTTGTCCACGGAGTCGTAGTCCCCACCTACAAGTCTCTAGCAGACAATACTATCGAGCTCTCGGGTATCTGCCAGGAGTTGATGAAGAGTCCCTCCCAAGAGCTGGTCGACAAGGCTTGCAAGAAGTGGGTTGAGGCACGTGCATACTGGGAGCTAAGCGAGGCTATCCTCTTTGGTGCGGCTGGCGACTACAATATCGACCCGCACATTGACTCTTGGCCTCTGCAAAAGAATCAGCTAGACAACATCCTTCAGAACGAAGACCTCCTTAATGAGCTCAAGGAGGAGGGTCCGGATGCCAAGGGCTTCGCTTCTCTAGGTTATGGTCTACTAGGCTTCCACGCAGTGGAGTACATGATCTTTAGAGATAGTAAGCCTCGCAAGGTTGCTGAGATCACAGAGCCTGAGCGCATCTACAATGCGGCTGTTGCTGAGGATCTAGCTCGTCAGGCTACTCGTCTAGAGGCTAGCTGGGCTGGTGTAGACAAGATCACCGCAGCTAAGAAGAAGACCCTCGAGGATGCTGAGCTCCTCCCCACAATGGACTATGGCGAGATCATGATAGCCGCTGGTGAGCAGGGCAATACGACCTACAAGAGCCAGAAGGATGCCTTCGTACAGATCCTACAAGGTGCGAGCGACATAACCGATGAGGTGGGTAACACGAAGATTACTGACCCTGTCAACTCTGGCAACGTCCTAGACGTGGAGTCTTGGTACAGCTGGAACTCTATTGAGGACTTCACAGACAACCTCCGTAGCGTCCGCAATGCTTACTACGGCTCTCTCGACGGCACTGCCCACAAGCACTCTATGGCTAGCTACATGGCTCAGCATCACCCCGAGCTAGACAAGGAGATCCGCTCTGCTATAGATAATGCGATCAAGACGGTAGCTGCTATGCCAGCACCCTTCCGCAATAACCTAACCAAGGAAGCAACCAAGCCCGCCATCGAGGCGTGCAATGCGCTCCTTGAGAAGATCGATGCAGCTATTGAGGCTGTACAGAAGTAA